A DNA window from Rhinolophus sinicus isolate RSC01 linkage group LG10, ASM3656204v1, whole genome shotgun sequence contains the following coding sequences:
- the GRM6 gene encoding metabotropic glutamate receptor 6: MARSRSALEPPLLALLPSLLMLLLAQAGAAGAAGSVRLAGGLTLGGLFPVHARGAAGRACGPLKKEQGVHRLEAMLYALDRVNADPELLPGVRLGARLLDTCSRDTYALEQALSFVQALIRGRGDRDEAAVRCPGGVTPLRAAPPERVVAVVGASASSVSIMVANVLRLFAIPQISYASTAPELSDSTRYDFFSRVVPPDSYQAQAMVDIVQALGWNYVSTLASEGNYGESGVEAFVQISREAGGVCIAQSIKIPREPKPGEFNKVIRRLMETPNARGIIIFANEDDIRRVLEATRLANLTGHFLWVGSDSWGAKTSPILNLEDVVVGAVTILPKRSSIDGFDQYFMTRSLENNRRNIWFAEFWEDNFNCKLTSSGAQSDDSTRICTGEERIGRDSAYEQEGKVQFVIDAVYAIAHALHSMHQALCPGHTGLCPAMEPTDGQMLLQYIRAVRFNGSAGTPVMFNENGDAPGRYDIFQYQAANGSAGSGGYQAVGQWAETLRLDVDALQWSGDPREVPPSQCSLPCGPGERKKMVKGVPCCWHCEACDGYRFQADEFTCEACPGDMRPTHNRTGCRPTPVVRLTWASPWAAPPLLLAVLGITATTVVVVTFVRHNNTPIVRASGRELSYVLLSGTFLVYATTFLMVAEPGAAVCAARRLFLGLGTTLSYSALFTKTNRIYRIFEQGTRSVTPPPFISPTSQLVITFSLTSVQVVGVMAWLGAQPPHSVIDYEEQRTVDPEQARGVLKCDMSDLSLIGCLGYSLLLMATCTVYAIKARGVPETFNEAKPIGFTMYTTCIVWLAFVPIFFGTAQSAEKIYIQTTTLTVSLSLSASVSLGMLYVPKAYVILFHPEQNVQKRKRSLKATSTMTASPKGEDTEASK, from the exons ATGGCCCGGTCCCGGAGCGCCCTGGAACCGCCGCTGCTGGCGCTGCTGCCGTCTCTGCTGATGCTGCTGCTGGCGCAGGCGGGCGCGGCGGGCGCGGCGGGCTCGGTGCGCCTGGCGGGAGGCCTCACGCTGGGCGGCCTGTTCCCGGTGCACGCGCGGGGCGCGGCGGGCAGGGCGTGCGGACCGCTGAAGAAGGAGCAGGGCGTGCATCGGCTGGAAGCCATGCTGTACGCGCTGGACCGCGTTAACGCCGACCCGGAGCTGCTCCCCGGAGTGCGCCTGGGAGCGCGGTTGCTCGACACCTGTTCGCGCGACACTTACGCGCTGGAGCAGGCGCTGAGCTTCGTGCAAGCGCTGATCCGCGGCCGCGGCGACCGCGACGAGGCGGCCGTGCGCTGCCCGGGCGGCGTTACCCCGCTGCGCGCCGCGCCCCCCGAGCGCGTAGTGGCTGTGGTGGGCGCCTCGGCCAGCTCCGTCTCCATCATGGTCGCCAACGTGCTGCGCCTGTTTGCG ATCCCTCAGATCAGCTACGCCTCCACGGCTCCTGAGCTCAGCGACTCCACACGCTACGACTTCTTCTCCCGAGTGGTGCCGCCCGACTCCTACCAGGCCCAGGCCATGGTGGATATTGTGCAGGCACTGGGATGGAACTATGTGTCCACACTGGCCTCCGAGGGCAACTATGGCGAGAGCGGGGTCGAGGCCTTTGTACAGATCTCCCGCGAGGCTG GGGGAGTCTGTATTGCCCAGTCCATCAAGATTCCCAGAGAACCAAAGCCAGGAGAATTCAACAAGGTGATCAGGCGACTCATGGAGACGCCCAATGCCCGTGGCATCATCATCTTTGCCAACGAGGATGACATCAG GAGGGTCCTAGAGGCTACACGCCTGGCCAACCTGACTGGCCACTTCCTGTGGGTCGGCTCAGACAGCTGGGGAGCCAAGACCTCACCCATCCTGAACCTGGAGGATGTGGTGGTGGGTGCTGTCACCATCCTGCCCAAAAGGTCCTCCATCGACG GATTTGACCAGTACTTCATGACCCGCTCCCTGGAGAACAACCGCCGGAACATCTGGTTCGCAGAGTTCTGGGAAGATAATTTTAACTGCAAACTGACCAGCTCAGGTGCCCAGTCAGATGACTCCACCCGCATATGCACAG GTGAGGAACGCATTGGCCGGGACTCTGCGTATGAGCAGGAAGGGAAGGTGCAGTTTGTGATCGACGCCGTGTACGCCATTGCCCACGCCCTGCACAGCATGCACCAGGCTCTCTGTCCTGGGCACACAGGCCTGTGCCCCGCAATGGAGCCCACCGATGGGCAGATGCTGCTGCAGTATATTCGAGCTGTCCGCTTCAATG GCAGCGCGGGAACCCCGGTGATGTTCAACGAGAACGGGGATGCGCCGGGGAGATACGACATCTTCCAGTACCAGGCGGCCAACGGCAGTGCGGGCAGCGGCGGCTACCAGGCGGTGGGCCAGTGGGCGGAGACCCTCAGGCTGGAT GTAGACGCCCTGCAGTGGTCGGGGGACCCCCGGGAGGTGCCGCCATCTCAGTGCAGCCTCCCCTGTGGGCCGGGTGAGCGAAAGAAGATGGTGAAAGGTGTGCCCTGCTGCTGGCACTGCGAGGCCTGCGACGGGTACCGCTTCCAGGCAGATGAGTTCACGTGCGAGGCCTGCCCGGGCGACATGCGGCCCACGCACAACCGCACGGGCTGCCGCCCCACACCCGTGGTCCGCCTCACCTGGGCCTCGCCCTGGGCCGCGCCGCCGCTCCTCCTGGCCGTGCTGGGCATCACGGCCACCACTGTAGTGGTGGTCACCTTCGTGCGGCACAACAACACGCCAATCGTCAGGGCCTCGGGCCGTGAGCTCAGCTACGTGCTGCTCAGCGGCACCTTCCTGGTCTATGCCACCACCTTCCTCATGGTGGCCGAGCCTGGGGCGGCCGTCTGCGCGGCCCGGAGGCTCTTCCTCGGCCTGGGCACCACTCTCAGCTACTCCGCCCTGTTCACCAAGACCAACCGCATCTACCGCATCTTCGAGCAGGGAACGCGCTCCGTCACGCCCCCGCCCTTCATCAGCCCCACCTCGCAGCTTGTCATCACCTTCAGCCTCACCTCCGTGCAG GTGGTGGGAGTGATGGCATGGCTGGGGGCCCAGCCCCCCCACAGTGTGATTGACTATGAGGAGCAGCGGACGGTGGACCCAGAGCAGGCCAGAGGGGTGCTCAAGTGTGACATGTCGGATCTGTCCCTCATCGGCTGCCTGGGCTATAGCCTCCTGCTCATGGCCACGTGCACGGTGTACGCCATCAAGGCCCGTGGTGTGCCCGAGACCTTCAACGAGGCCAAGCCCATCGGCTTCACCATGTACACCACCTGCATCGTCTGGCTGGCCTTTGTGCCCATCTTCTTTGGCACTGCCCAGTCAGCTGAAAAG ATCTACATCCAAACCACCACACTGACCGTGTCCTTGAGCCTGAGTGCGTCGGTGTCCCTCGGCATGCTCTATGTACCCAAAGCCTACGTCATCCTGTTCCACCCGGAGCAGAACGTGCAGAAGCGGAAGCGGAGCCTCAAGGCGACCTCCACCATGACAGCCTCACCCAAGGGCGAGGACACAGAGGCCTCCAAATAG